ATTGCCGATGATAGCAATGAAGCATACATCTCTCTAAGCTCTGGTTCATCCTTAACAAAAATCAATTGAAAAACCAGCGGGCCTGCAATAGATAAAGGAGGCTTAACGATATCCTTTGTTTTTCTATCAGCAAGGATACGCGTAACTCTGATAGAAAGCCATTCTTTGATTTGCTCATATCCCCATATTCCGGCTTCCAGAGGGGCAAGCGATATCTTCACTGCTTTTGCAATTGTGGCAAGACCGTCTCCAATTTGCCGTGCAGCAGGCTGTAACATATCTCGGTAGACCTCGGGGACCACTTCTCCGAGCCCAAGGGCTTTAACTGCATCTATTATTTGTTTGTCTTCTTCCATATCTTGTGCTCCGTCCAGTCCATTAAATCCATCAAAATTTTGCCACCCTAAACACATGCGGCCTGTTGCTTATGAAATCATCTTTACCGGTATGCTTTTACAAAGGGAATTCCTAAATCCTTGCATATCTTGCGTGCAAGGGTGTCGCTTATCTCCGTGTGCCGGGGGACGGAGGAGCGCCGGTTTTGCTCTGTGTTGCCCCACCATGAATGGCTCCCGCCTTCGCGGATGAGGACGCACCCAAACTGATGCAAATGTTTGATAAGCTCCGTTCTCTTCACAAGGTGACGATTTCTTCGGTATAGTCGGACGCCGCTGCAAAAATGGCCTCTTCCCGGTTCATTTCAATGGCTTCGGCAAGCGTGGCGCGAAGGCTTTCAAGAAGTTTTTCGCGCGTTTGTTCCTGGCAATTTACGCCGGGGACCTCCTCGATCCACCCGATCCACCAGTCGCCATCTTTCTTTGTTACCGCTGTGAATTTATTCGGCATGACGGATCACCTTGCTTTCGGAATTGCCTTCGTCCTTTTGTAACCCGGTATATCGAATTTTTGCAGATACTTATTTTATAGTATACTGCATTAAAAAATGGAACGCAACCGGCTTAGAGGATAAAACCCGGCGCGTTGGTCAGAAAGGGTCCTGGCCGGTTATGGCCTTCTTTATCAGAGCCTTGGCCGAAAAGGAGGCTAGGCCGCAGGCCCGGCCCTGTGAGCATAATCCATCCGACTGTAAATTAACCCTTCGGACCGAATCTGCAATTATTTCTTTATTCCCGGGGAAATTTTTGGTATGACCTTTCCCATGACCGGTAAACCGGTCAGTGAAACTCCATACCCGGCCTGAAATTTTCGTTTGGAGATTGAAAAGCCGGTTTTCAACCCCCAGTCCCGCTTTGCACCGAAGAACTTCCGATAAACGAACTTTCCGGGATGATCGAGGCGCCGTGAACAGGTTCCGGGTTCGCCTTTGCGGCCACAGCCCTTTTTATGGGCATAAGCGGCTCAGATGCGGCGTAGGCCCTTTTGGGCGTATCCACATGATTAAGAAGCCCCTTCGCCAAAATCAAACAGGTCTTTAAACTCATTTCGAGCGGAGAATCCCGCAAGGAGGGACGAATGATCAAAATTTCATAGAACAGATGCCCGCCCAAGCCGAAAAGACAATAAGGGGTCATGAATTCGGGTTTCTTTTCATTTTAAGGAGGAACAGATGCGAATTTCCGGCAGGACCTTTTCAGTCACCAGGGCAGTTTGCCTATTTTCATTCCTGGGCCTTTTCTTTTCTCCATCCTGGGCTCTGGCTTCAGCCACGGATATGATGGGGGCCGACAGGATGATCGCTGAAATAACCGAAGCCATGAGCACCCCGCCGGTGGTGGAGCAGGCCCTGGACCCAAGAATTGTGGAATACATCGCCCTGCAACATGACGTGGAGGAATTCAGGAAAACCGGCAAAAGCATGACGCCAGAACAAGCCGCCGAAACCTGGCTCTCTTTGATGGACAGGTATTTTGACGCCGAGCCCCTTCAGGGAGATGTCCTTGCGCTTTTTGTATCGAGGCTCCCCGAGAATTTCAAAATCATCGGCCTTAATTCCCTTTTTGAAGCCATGCCCGGCCCCGATTCATGGAGCCACTTGAAAAAGTTAGTGGAAAGCCGGGGCAAAAGCCCGAACAAATATAAGGATGTCGGATTGAGGATGCTCACGTGTTACCTTGCCGGAGACATTGAAGGTCTTAAAATGGCGGGCAGGGAATTCATCAAATCAGACCTTTCTTCCGGCAGCCAGGAAAAATTGCAGATAAAAATGGCGTTTGAAGAGCTTTTCGCGAGCGTTGCAGATTTGAGTCCGTCCCAGGTAATAAGCTCACTCGAAAGGATCATAAAACTCCAGAGGGCAAATGGTGCAAGCGACGAAACCCTTAATTTGCCCGATCTCTTGAGCCTCACCACGCGGGAAAAAGCGGCGTCAATCATCCGTGAAGCGTTAAAAATCAAAGGAGTCGTGATTGAAGTCAGCGAGGGCGAGGAGACCAGGAAACTCGCCGGAAAAATCGTTCTCGAGCAAATCAAGACCATTGACAGGCCCCAATGGGCTCTTGTCAAATCCATTGGCGATGTTCCCCTGTTTCTCGCCATGAAACAAAGGTTTCCCAGGCGTTCCGAAGCAAAGGAGCAGGAAATTGCAGTTGAGGGATCGCCCGAACTGGTCCGGGAAATGATGCGGAGTCATATCGGGCGCCAGGACGATTCCGATTATGACAACGCACAAAGCGTTTACATATCGAGCCTCATTATCGGGAACAAAATCCAGGAAGCGGTGAATTACACGGTTAAATTGCATGCCGACCGCCCTGATTCCCTCGAAAATATTTTGGATCGCAACATCGTCAGGCTTGTGGACTCGCCGGAAAAGCTAT
The Deltaproteobacteria bacterium genome window above contains:
- a CDS encoding type II toxin-antitoxin system HicA family toxin gives rise to the protein MKRTELIKHLHQFGCVLIREGGSHSWWGNTEQNRRSSVPRHTEISDTLARKICKDLGIPFVKAYR
- a CDS encoding type II toxin-antitoxin system HicB family antitoxin, whose protein sequence is MPNKFTAVTKKDGDWWIGWIEEVPGVNCQEQTREKLLESLRATLAEAIEMNREEAIFAAASDYTEEIVTL